One Ostrea edulis chromosome 6, xbOstEdul1.1, whole genome shotgun sequence genomic window, aattcaataaaGTTGGACAAGACTTTGAAGTAGTTTTTCATTATCATACCAACTGGTCTTGTGTATATTGTCACAAAATCACGCCTGTGTTACTGGTATCACGCCTAATCACAATCGCTTATTTTGTATGACCGAAAACCAACACTTGGTGTATATCATGAAGCTTTAACTGCAAGTCTCTGGATGTCCTCTGTACTTGCAGCAGTTCGTTTTTCACGTCCTTCATGGATTGTTGCACCGCCTCTGTCTTCTGCTCTACATCTCTGATCACCTTACTTAACTCGATGAATCCAATGGTAGACTCCCCGATGGAATCTTGCTGGTTCCGTGCTTCCCTCATGACACGTATGGCCTGTTGTAGTTTACCATGTACGCGAATTTGATTGTCATCAATAACGTTATTACATCTTCTCAGACGACAGAGATGTATCCAGTTCTTGATGACGTCAGCGGCGgccattttcttttctttatctATCTGTGCCCTCATGACGAAGTTGTATACGTACTTTTCAGCCCGTGTCTGTTCTAATTTATGAGCTAACACAGTGATTAGAAGCGCAGTGGTCCCGACACCCATCAGACCAGTGGCCACGGACACGAATCGTCCACAGAGACTAACGGGGTACAGGTCACCATATCCTATAGTTAGAAATGTCACTGATACCATCCACATCATATTCCAGTAGTCCGAGTTGTCTTTCTCCAGTTGATAGAAAGTCTCGCAGGTTCTCATGGCCCATGAGTTGACGAGTAATATAAAAATCATAAGGACTATTAAAACGCTTCCGGGATTTGATGACATTAGTGCTTTGAACAGGAAAAATGCGTCAATTTTGACTTTGTTCAAAGCCCCCAGGCCCTGTGTTGCTGTTCCTGATATAAACTTATTGTGAACTACAAGCATTCTGCCAATCAGATAAGAACGTAAAATCATTAAGATTGACATGAGCGCATCAGATGAAGCGTAAACCGTTTGACCTTTTAGTCCAGAGATTCGAAAAGAAGTATCAAATGGCAAAGGGTGAGGAAAgcatatcattaattcaagAAAAATCTGAAAGTAGGTGTAAGGGAATGTCACTACCAATCTCCAGTCATTTAAGTGATTTTCTGTCATGCGCAGTTTTATTTCTGTCATGTGATAAACAATAATGGCGGCAAGCAGCACAACGGTGGATAATGACACCAGAGATTTTAGGACAACGGACATCGTAGAAGATTTTGTGATATATCCTagaaaatacatttcattttccaCAAGCATCAATATGAAACCAAGAAGAGCCATTGCGAGTTGAACATCCACGATCCTTTGCCTTCGTTTTAGTAATTTCTCTCTTACCGTCAGTCGTTCTCCTACGCTCATCCCTGACTTCAAACTAAACACCCCATCACTCTCTTCCTTGTCAACGTACTTCGTATATTTTCCGTTGGTTCTGTCTACTAAAGGCAAACATTGATTTTCTAGGGTAAAGTCTCCACTCATTCTAAATCTGGATTTTTAAAATGCGTTGGATTAACGTAACTGAGTGACGTCATAACGAATTGACGTCACTAAACTAATAGCACATGcgacaaaacaaaaaccattAGCTagtaaatgtaaaataattttcatggGTTTAGGGGTTAATTATACCCCCAAGAGTGATTATCATTTCATAAGGGTATGTAGAATAGTtgatgaagtaaaaaaaaaaaaaaagagaatttGAGTTCGTGTCGTCATCGGAAATTCTAGACAACGCTATGATGTATAGTATTTATGAAGTACAAGTTACGCACAAGAATATCAAAACTGTGGACTTGAGAGCATTTCTTtctttaacatattttaaagatacatgtatatgtacttgtTTGATTTATCGCTTAGCATGTAGGTATTTTAGTAGCTAGAAAACTACATGTGCATAATTATGTAACTTGTAGAGATAAATAAGTTAAATGCCGTAGAGCAGAATCACGGAAATGGAttctattatcattattttctaaTTCATGAATTCACCTTTTTTGctttatatttcaaagaatCACAAATACCTAaatctgaatatatatatatatatataaagcactaaataatcacaactaggtactgaaaattttcgcccctgcctggggtcgaaccagcgacgtacagcacccaccgcctagcaagattgtcaaacccagtgcgtaagtccactcggccacaacgacttccctagaAGCTTTGTTATGTTCCTAAAGCGCTCCTTATACCAactgatgcaatcccacacagtcgctgtgtcattcagtgtttaagatattttataaggagagtggatctctcgatgcaattgtataaatatatatatatatatatatatatatatatatatatatatatatattacactgtaGGCTACACCTGATTACGGTTAATGTGACACGTGTGTTTCACGTTGAATAAGACCTCGAGATAATCTCGAATTTCCACGAATCTTAAATATAGTCGGCAACAGTACAAATCTCTCGTGATTTGATGTTAGAGTACTAGACTTGTACACAGAGCACCCCTTTAATTGTATCTATAGAGACATTCGAGTTCCATAAAGCAGACCACAGTAAGAGACCCGGGTGTGGATTCCCGCTCGGAGCCGAGACAAGGTTGAGTCTCCCTTCCTACGAAGAATAGAATCAGAAAAGCGTCCCAAACGTAGAATAGAATTAGACAATCCTCCTCAAACGGAGATTAAAATCAGGAcaccacccacccacccaccccccctcCCGACGGAGAA contains:
- the LOC125683433 gene encoding small conductance calcium-activated potassium channel protein 2-like; this translates as MSGDFTLENQCLPLVDRTNGKYTKYVDKEESDGVFSLKSGMSVGERLTVREKLLKRRQRIVDVQLAMALLGFILMLVENEMYFLGYITKSSTMSVVLKSLVSLSTVVLLAAIIVYHMTEIKLRMTENHLNDWRLVVTFPYTYFQIFLELMICFPHPLPFDTSFRISGLKGQTVYASSDALMSILMILRSYLIGRMLVVHNKFISGTATQGLGALNKVKIDAFFLFKALMSSNPGSVLIVLMIFILLVNSWAMRTCETFYQLEKDNSDYWNMMWMVSVTFLTIGYGDLYPVSLCGRFVSVATGLMGVGTTALLITVLAHKLEQTRAEKYVYNFVMRAQIDKEKKMAAADVIKNWIHLCRLRRCNNVIDDNQIRVHGKLQQAIRVMREARNQQDSIGESTIGFIELSKVIRDVEQKTEAVQQSMKDVKNELLQVQRTSRDLQLKLHDIHQVLVFGHTK